The following proteins are co-located in the Streptomyces sp. NBC_01198 genome:
- a CDS encoding J domain-containing protein, translated as MAEDYYEVLGVPRTADAAEIQQAFRTLARRYHPDVNRDPAAEERFKQINEAYSVLSDPDTRSRYDRFGPDFRQVPADYDERVAAGQGFGGGAGAYRGSPFGGTRGADRAGSRTWTETGFDGSGVDFEDLFGGMFGGRAGGAGRGGPIPGADQEAELTLSVEEAYRGGRRKITLGGPGGERSYDVTIPAGVVDGQRIRLAGEGGRGRGPGAAGDLYLVVRIAPHPRYRLVGRDIHVDLPVTAWEAALGATVPASGPGGTVKVHVPPGTSTGRRLRLRGEGMPHPKGSPGHLYAEIKVMVPPSPSPRERELFEELAAVSSFDPRKQT; from the coding sequence ATGGCAGAGGACTACTACGAGGTGCTGGGCGTTCCCCGCACCGCCGACGCCGCCGAGATCCAGCAGGCGTTCCGTACCCTGGCCCGCCGCTACCACCCGGACGTCAACCGCGATCCGGCGGCGGAAGAGCGCTTCAAGCAGATCAACGAGGCGTACAGCGTGCTCTCCGACCCCGACACCCGGTCCCGCTACGACCGCTTCGGCCCCGATTTCCGGCAGGTTCCGGCGGACTACGACGAGCGTGTCGCGGCCGGCCAGGGCTTCGGCGGCGGAGCCGGCGCGTACCGCGGCAGTCCCTTCGGCGGCACCCGGGGCGCCGACCGGGCGGGCTCCCGGACCTGGACGGAGACCGGCTTCGACGGCTCCGGCGTGGACTTCGAGGACCTCTTCGGCGGCATGTTCGGCGGCCGGGCCGGCGGCGCCGGGCGGGGCGGCCCGATCCCCGGCGCGGACCAGGAGGCCGAACTCACCCTCAGCGTGGAGGAGGCGTACCGCGGCGGCCGGCGGAAGATCACCCTCGGCGGACCCGGCGGGGAGCGCAGCTACGACGTCACCATCCCGGCCGGCGTCGTCGACGGGCAGCGCATCCGGCTCGCGGGGGAGGGCGGCCGGGGCCGGGGCCCGGGTGCCGCCGGGGATCTCTATCTCGTGGTCCGCATCGCCCCCCACCCCCGCTACCGGCTCGTCGGGCGCGACATCCACGTCGACCTGCCGGTCACCGCCTGGGAGGCCGCGCTGGGGGCGACGGTGCCGGCCTCCGGGCCGGGCGGGACGGTCAAGGTGCATGTGCCGCCCGGCACCTCCACCGGCCGCCGGCTGCGGCTGCGCGGCGAGGGGATGCCGCACCCGAAGGGTTCACCCGGTCACCTCTACGCCGAGATCAAGGTGATGGTGCCGCCCTCGCCCAGCCCGCGCGAGCGTGAGCTGTTCGAGGAACTGGCCGCTGTCTCCTCCTTCGACCCGAGGAAGCAGACATGA
- a CDS encoding chaperone modulator CbpM, with translation MRAEHRSPAHGAGRPGTKAAYPLVRAYRSSHSAYQLPMAAVAGRSGLPPELVRRFVALGLVDAERDTGGRLWFRAGAPSAIARVQRLRTGLCLNYAAIGVVLDLLDRIERLETALRRSERAAKEPTTWT, from the coding sequence ATGAGAGCCGAACACCGATCTCCCGCCCACGGCGCAGGACGGCCCGGCACCAAGGCTGCATATCCCTTGGTGCGGGCCTACCGCAGCAGCCACAGCGCCTATCAGCTCCCCATGGCCGCAGTGGCCGGCCGGAGCGGACTGCCGCCCGAACTCGTCCGGCGTTTCGTCGCCCTCGGGCTGGTGGACGCCGAGCGCGACACCGGGGGCCGGCTGTGGTTCAGGGCCGGCGCGCCGTCGGCCATCGCCCGGGTGCAGCGGCTGCGGACCGGGCTGTGCCTCAACTACGCGGCCATCGGCGTCGTCCTGGACCTGCTCGACCGTATCGAACGCCTGGAAACCGCACTGCGGCGCAGCGAACGAGCCGCCAAGGAGCCGACGACATGGACATGA